Proteins encoded in a region of the Isosphaeraceae bacterium EP7 genome:
- a CDS encoding phage terminase large subunit: MKERTLHPGQRLLIEDKAHTEHLIVAGIRYGKSFCGPAWHYYRVKKNAAQGAKLSLVTAPDYKLAKQVCLTYYKNFLVASGLNEGNYGDFRINKSDLTIYFNRHDHTVLTLSGETPDKIIAYTSSHAWNDEAARSSKEVRDNLIQRNSFTCDHQQLLHTTTPLGSEHWLFDVFGPHKVPRIEGTQHSISDKESKIVLHGRTMDNPYLSRKYIATLKRSFEFDTLYYANHILGEWVSLSRNRFYFKYDETKHVGDFPPKFTTPHLYLSFDNNVGNLAVVAMQPNAGGTAVVWANECDAENIPVACEQFLRAFPPGTWGSHYLTIYGDAVLWDRSNQTHTTGFQLIRSLLQPHFPKLEVRAPRSNPLIHDRSIVTNRVFGEDRLKIHRNCKKVVLSARTTQTTKEGKVKKDSKDIITHPMEAVDRVLAATEGLLINRRAA, encoded by the coding sequence TTGAAAGAACGAACCCTCCACCCAGGTCAGCGCCTCCTCATCGAGGACAAGGCCCATACCGAGCACCTGATCGTCGCGGGGATTCGGTACGGCAAGAGCTTTTGCGGCCCGGCCTGGCACTACTACCGCGTCAAGAAGAACGCGGCTCAGGGCGCGAAGCTCTCGCTCGTCACCGCCCCGGATTACAAGCTCGCGAAGCAGGTCTGCCTCACCTATTACAAGAACTTCCTGGTCGCGAGCGGGCTGAACGAGGGCAACTATGGCGACTTCCGGATCAACAAGTCCGACCTCACGATCTATTTCAACAGGCACGACCACACGGTGCTGACGCTGTCCGGGGAGACGCCCGACAAGATCATCGCCTACACGTCCTCGCACGCCTGGAACGACGAAGCGGCCCGCTCATCCAAGGAAGTCCGGGACAACCTCATCCAGCGGAACAGCTTCACCTGCGACCACCAGCAGCTCCTCCACACGACGACTCCGCTCGGCTCGGAGCACTGGCTGTTCGACGTCTTCGGGCCCCACAAGGTGCCCCGCATCGAAGGCACGCAGCATTCCATCTCGGACAAGGAATCGAAGATCGTTCTTCACGGGCGGACGATGGACAATCCCTACCTGAGCCGGAAGTATATCGCGACGCTCAAGCGATCCTTCGAGTTCGACACCCTTTATTACGCGAACCACATCCTCGGCGAATGGGTCTCGCTCAGCCGGAACCGTTTCTATTTCAAGTACGACGAGACCAAGCACGTCGGCGACTTCCCGCCGAAGTTCACGACCCCGCACCTCTACCTGTCCTTCGACAACAACGTCGGAAATCTGGCAGTCGTGGCCATGCAGCCGAACGCGGGCGGCACCGCCGTCGTCTGGGCGAACGAGTGCGACGCCGAGAATATCCCCGTGGCCTGCGAGCAGTTCCTCCGCGCCTTCCCGCCGGGCACATGGGGCAGCCATTACCTGACGATCTACGGCGACGCCGTGCTGTGGGACCGGTCGAACCAGACCCACACAACCGGGTTTCAGCTCATCCGGTCTCTCCTCCAGCCGCACTTCCCGAAGCTCGAGGTCCGGGCCCCGCGGTCGAACCCGCTCATCCACGATCGCTCGATCGTGACCAACCGCGTCTTCGGCGAAGACCGCTTGAAGATACATCGGAACTGTAAGAAAGTGGTCCTGTCCGCGCGAACGACGCAGACCACCAAGGAAGGCAAGGTGAAGAAGGATTCCAAGGACATCATCACCCACCCGATGGAAGCGGTCGATCGGGTATTGGCCGCTACCGAGGGCCTGTTGATCAACCGCAGAGCCGCATAA
- a CDS encoding ATP-binding protein: MTNTTTEKTTAEFEFVERARREATPLLIGLVGPSGAGKTKSALRLATGIQKVRGGKLVGIDTEARRMLHYADEFDLTYLEFKPPFSSLRYLAALKAAAEKAEGGVVIVDSMSHEHEGEGGYLEYHETELDRLAGTDWKKRERMTFTAWIKPAQDRRRLINSILQMNCAFVFDFRAKEKLKIVRGQEPIQLGWQAIAGEEFAFEMTVRCLLQPGANGVPDWSEEGFRNGVPKRSEIHRPLIPDGAQLSEQIGERLAQWAKGTLLGAALVAQARAVAEQGTAAYSAYWQTLSKPQKTELAGQHEANKELARQAKSRQEEPEEAEETFELADAPL, translated from the coding sequence ATGACAAACACAACGACAGAGAAGACCACAGCAGAATTCGAGTTCGTCGAGCGTGCTCGGCGGGAGGCAACACCGCTGCTCATCGGCCTGGTCGGGCCGTCGGGCGCGGGGAAGACGAAGAGCGCGCTCCGGCTCGCCACGGGGATCCAGAAGGTACGCGGCGGGAAGTTGGTCGGGATCGATACCGAGGCCCGGCGGATGCTCCACTACGCGGACGAATTCGACCTGACCTACCTCGAATTCAAGCCGCCTTTCTCCTCCCTCCGCTACCTCGCCGCGCTCAAAGCGGCAGCGGAGAAGGCCGAGGGCGGGGTGGTTATCGTCGACTCGATGTCCCACGAGCACGAGGGCGAGGGCGGCTACCTGGAATACCACGAGACGGAGCTCGACCGCCTTGCCGGGACCGACTGGAAGAAGCGGGAACGGATGACCTTCACGGCCTGGATCAAGCCAGCCCAGGACCGCCGCCGCCTCATCAACTCGATCCTGCAGATGAACTGCGCGTTCGTCTTCGACTTCCGGGCCAAGGAGAAGCTGAAGATCGTCCGCGGCCAGGAGCCGATCCAGCTCGGGTGGCAAGCGATTGCGGGTGAGGAGTTTGCGTTCGAGATGACGGTCCGCTGCCTCCTCCAGCCCGGGGCGAACGGCGTCCCCGACTGGTCGGAGGAAGGGTTCCGGAATGGGGTGCCCAAGCGGAGCGAGATCCACCGGCCGCTCATCCCTGACGGTGCACAGTTGAGCGAACAGATCGGCGAGAGGCTCGCCCAGTGGGCCAAGGGCACGCTCCTCGGCGCGGCCCTGGTCGCGCAGGCTCGGGCGGTCGCCGAGCAGGGAACCGCTGCGTATTCCGCTTACTGGCAGACGCTGAGCAAGCCGCAGAAGACCGAGCTGGCAGGGCAGCACGAAGCGAACAAGGAGCTCGCCCGACAGGCGAAGAGCCGTCAGGAGGAGCCGGAGGAAGCTGAGGAGACCTTTGAGCTAGCCGACGCTCCTCTGTGA
- a CDS encoding DUF4373 domain-containing protein — protein sequence MARPRKTGLDYFPLDCVLDEKVRMLECEFGNDGFAVWIKILQAAYQTEHGEVDFSGVIRRKTFAKLANISEERFTQIIELSVEINLFDKSLWKDREILTSPGIKSRIDSVSADRKRARERMESSPCTPTSKKRRVRVKVKENPPLFGEKPPNNSEGENPFVLEPLEHQTKGRKTQITRKASTARTPSDTIRALAEDHPLPSSLDTPLCRQVLEEWVEYKVQMKSPYAPIGLRNLISHWEPMGADRFIAAARNSMSNNWQGLVEPRSKGPSPGGFGNGSVHPGIDNSVEAIRARCGRSPKDDPNVIDVTPRRPQ from the coding sequence ATGGCGCGACCCCGTAAGACCGGGCTTGATTACTTTCCGCTCGACTGCGTCCTCGACGAGAAGGTCAGGATGCTCGAGTGCGAATTCGGGAACGACGGCTTCGCGGTGTGGATCAAGATCCTCCAAGCCGCCTACCAGACGGAGCACGGAGAGGTGGATTTTTCGGGGGTTATTCGGCGAAAAACCTTCGCAAAACTCGCGAATATCTCCGAGGAACGCTTCACCCAAATCATAGAACTGTCTGTTGAGATTAACCTTTTTGATAAGTCCCTATGGAAAGATAGGGAAATCCTCACGTCACCAGGGATCAAGTCGAGAATCGACAGCGTGAGCGCCGACCGGAAGCGCGCCCGAGAGCGGATGGAATCCTCCCCCTGTACCCCCACCTCAAAGAAAAGAAGAGTAAGAGTAAAAGTAAAAGAAAACCCCCCGTTATTCGGCGAAAAACCCCCGAATAACTCTGAGGGCGAGAACCCCTTTGTTTTGGAACCCTTGGAGCATCAAACGAAGGGTCGGAAGACACAAATCACGCGCAAGGCGAGTACAGCGCGTACACCGTCGGACACCATTCGCGCACTCGCCGAGGATCATCCGCTTCCCTCATCCCTGGACACTCCGCTCTGTCGGCAGGTGCTCGAAGAGTGGGTTGAATACAAAGTCCAGATGAAGTCCCCATACGCCCCAATCGGGTTACGGAATCTCATCTCTCATTGGGAGCCCATGGGAGCCGACCGCTTCATCGCCGCCGCACGAAACTCGATGTCCAACAACTGGCAAGGGCTGGTCGAACCGCGGAGCAAGGGCCCAAGTCCAGGTGGCTTCGGCAACGGCAGCGTGCACCCCGGAATCGACAACTCCGTAGAAGCCATCAGAGCTCGCTGCGGGAGATCACCCAAGGACGACCCAAACGTAATCGACGTAACCCCAAGGAGGCCGCAATGA
- a CDS encoding SAP domain-containing protein: MSPLNYWHQNLNPACERRETDALKWGHAVHCRLLEAERFSGAYAAKLSKDDYPGVLVTDDDLKACLVENGLPTTGKRKQERIDRIRASGIDALIWDELVEAHAGETAGKVLVTAQEMRHLDRIAEVVQGSAHARKSLNSGLAEVSFFVRDPSTGVMLKARMDYVRHTHTVDLKTFSNTRGKSTERAIFDAMFYEGYYAQAVFYHYVREIARLKLGASKIQVHGDYTNEWWSGFVTKADHYFEFLFIESDEPFDMRPIVLQREEYPNAEPNAYWTDGELRISALIRRYAEYVEQFGNEPWRESHEPHVLLDTDMPQLIYNGGAWDQ, encoded by the coding sequence GTGTCCCCGTTGAACTACTGGCACCAGAACCTGAACCCTGCGTGCGAGCGTCGAGAGACCGACGCCCTGAAGTGGGGGCATGCGGTGCATTGCCGCCTGCTAGAAGCTGAGCGCTTCTCTGGTGCCTACGCGGCGAAACTCTCGAAGGACGATTACCCTGGCGTCCTCGTTACCGACGATGACCTGAAGGCCTGTCTCGTCGAGAACGGCCTTCCGACCACGGGTAAGCGGAAGCAGGAGCGCATCGACCGTATCCGGGCTTCTGGCATCGACGCCTTGATCTGGGATGAGCTCGTCGAGGCGCACGCCGGGGAGACCGCTGGGAAGGTTTTGGTCACTGCTCAAGAGATGCGTCACCTCGACCGGATTGCGGAAGTGGTCCAGGGCAGTGCCCACGCTCGCAAGTCTCTTAACTCCGGCCTCGCCGAAGTCTCGTTCTTCGTCCGCGACCCATCGACCGGGGTCATGCTGAAGGCCCGGATGGACTACGTGCGGCACACGCACACCGTGGACTTGAAGACGTTCTCGAACACCCGCGGCAAGTCGACCGAGCGGGCGATCTTCGACGCCATGTTCTACGAGGGATACTACGCCCAGGCGGTGTTCTACCACTACGTCCGGGAGATCGCCCGGCTGAAGCTCGGCGCGAGCAAGATCCAGGTCCACGGCGATTACACGAACGAGTGGTGGAGCGGTTTCGTCACGAAGGCGGACCACTACTTCGAGTTCCTGTTTATCGAGTCCGACGAGCCTTTCGACATGCGGCCGATCGTGCTGCAACGCGAGGAATACCCGAACGCGGAGCCGAACGCCTACTGGACCGACGGGGAGCTTCGCATCTCCGCGCTGATCCGTCGCTACGCGGAATACGTCGAGCAGTTCGGGAACGAGCCGTGGCGCGAGTCGCACGAGCCGCACGTCCTTCTGGACACCGACATGCCCCAATTGATTTACAACGGAGGAGCTTGGGATCAATGA
- a CDS encoding glycoside hydrolase family protein, with protein sequence MHLDPELLKQVTAELRADEGVRNGVYDDSTGKSPVLARWDGDRLVPSRGRLTIGVGRNLSDRPISDAVIQLLFNEDIAMVAEAARRLFPAFDEWAQNRKAAVLNLLWNLGEGGLMGFVNTTKAIREDRWGEAANGLIRSLWFKQIQVSRRDRVVKQVRNG encoded by the coding sequence ATGCACCTCGACCCCGAATTACTCAAGCAAGTCACCGCGGAGCTCAGAGCCGACGAGGGCGTCCGCAACGGCGTCTACGACGACTCCACGGGCAAGTCCCCAGTCCTGGCCCGGTGGGACGGAGATCGACTCGTGCCGAGCCGGGGACGCCTCACGATCGGCGTGGGACGGAACCTCTCGGACAGGCCCATCTCGGATGCGGTGATCCAACTTTTGTTTAACGAGGACATCGCGATGGTGGCTGAAGCGGCTCGACGGCTCTTCCCCGCCTTCGACGAGTGGGCCCAAAACCGCAAGGCGGCCGTGCTCAACCTGCTCTGGAACCTCGGAGAGGGCGGACTCATGGGCTTCGTGAACACGACCAAGGCGATCCGCGAGGACAGGTGGGGCGAGGCGGCCAACGGGCTGATCCGCTCGCTCTGGTTCAAGCAGATCCAGGTCAGCCGGCGAGACCGGGTCGTCAAGCAAGTCCGCAACGGTTGA
- a CDS encoding LamG-like jellyroll fold domain-containing protein, whose protein sequence is MSSLFPELDVEVCNLTLLPKAGGAGVDYYFALDYWPAGTIYPGSPACYPLLVSSPVVKRGIDVYFRTDYDVSIEIYADSHLSEYGKTFFDLLQTHEIHNAYCEVRYYAKPVSDGTLTGSDPAALRRSIPLWGGVHAALPTPDGSISSGDRAHLAFTYRGPFDSGSVSASLTTHVDADNIRQTLRVIDTQYDGGAGVLTLRCGDVLFKDKEVSRRLDSTILANLDEKWKGKYGAIVFGQSTTAGEGIAIDAPFFDSGIVSSLPSAKLFSGWAFANHPNKSLERILVKNQYTDLNPAAWVEVALESTGSAAGFGEFISYPDVDPPNWARDLSRWSRAVVYAPASDASKILVNIRAYLLANELARCADLIDGQHFFNADNPGFLSQNNHDMTVEFWVNFDTLYAVADRIIMRQGDIASKTLEWVVYLNSANKITFGISSSGEEISRSVSWGTAATTGVWYHVICQNDNDDPAPDPDVGNMAIYVNAGAAVTQLTATTRTVSGSGLSRNAKDITTLTTTVAHGFKKGAALTVTGASSSDFDGDNFEILEVPTTTTIKYEDNGSSGSSGNGTVVATDRYMNRDGPFSIGSNIYGDPGLDGKIMCVRVWSRLLTSVDITNLYNSGTPVLHEEMADEFREGLRGSFDLTEPTGLRDSSSGSGKLTSAANSASISPFIGYGYSTKAVTLTNVHGQARVEVYEAESADGGATYNPVGSALRTSLLDVMSTNILSFPQLNYWQLQPPLVMAPGVPYMTILDFTKDTGNTYFARCSYVSSAGKHHYARDKRTSTSREEAPNWVIQNDTAFDLEHFYLAQGSANWVASAGSAELYSFQSLETLTINLGSGQTHLEFDEGLEFKLCVSGIADDGSGTYTGTPNAIIERPTHLITFTLLDPDFGVGDDVSAADVDLSAFANAGTVLETQYPGGLKMQIVLENQVYAKDFIREICRQARLVFFKTRHGKLSVKAPTMHTSFNARFSEARHREGFDLLSVADRDYAQVVNEFHQLYFRDPVNQPPETDFHQLNPKEKLSNELYITPDESASGDGYFQSLCAASQALYGRREHTPVFNFYDSATWAQPVQNYYCSRYSTLQKRATFRVPRRDFFASLDLFSAVQIQHTGLAHVDGTSLKARAHQAGAPIVAYHEGTPVLMWMGGTLEGQVMEIEESGAWMTLTIETISPFT, encoded by the coding sequence TTGAGCTCACTTTTCCCCGAATTGGACGTCGAAGTCTGCAATCTCACGCTGCTCCCCAAGGCCGGAGGAGCCGGCGTAGATTATTACTTCGCCCTGGACTATTGGCCGGCGGGCACCATCTATCCGGGGAGCCCGGCCTGCTACCCGCTGCTCGTCTCGTCGCCGGTGGTCAAGCGCGGCATCGACGTCTACTTCCGCACCGACTACGACGTGTCGATCGAGATCTACGCCGACAGCCACCTCTCGGAGTATGGCAAGACGTTCTTCGATCTCCTGCAGACCCACGAGATCCACAACGCCTACTGCGAAGTCCGGTATTACGCGAAGCCCGTGTCTGACGGCACGCTGACCGGCAGCGACCCCGCCGCCCTCCGGCGGTCCATCCCCCTCTGGGGAGGCGTCCACGCCGCCCTGCCGACCCCCGACGGCTCGATCAGCTCGGGCGACCGGGCCCACCTGGCGTTCACCTACCGCGGTCCGTTCGACTCCGGTTCGGTGAGCGCGTCGCTGACCACGCACGTCGACGCCGACAACATCCGGCAGACGCTCCGCGTGATCGACACCCAGTACGACGGCGGCGCGGGCGTCCTGACGCTCCGCTGCGGCGACGTGCTGTTCAAGGACAAGGAGGTCTCCCGGCGGCTCGACTCGACGATCCTCGCCAACCTGGACGAGAAGTGGAAGGGGAAGTACGGGGCGATCGTCTTCGGCCAGAGCACGACGGCCGGCGAGGGGATCGCCATCGACGCGCCGTTCTTCGACTCCGGGATCGTGAGCTCCCTGCCGTCGGCCAAGCTGTTCAGCGGCTGGGCGTTCGCCAACCACCCGAACAAGTCGCTCGAGCGCATCCTGGTCAAGAACCAGTACACCGACCTGAACCCAGCCGCGTGGGTTGAGGTGGCGCTCGAATCCACCGGCAGTGCCGCGGGCTTCGGGGAGTTCATCTCCTACCCCGACGTCGACCCCCCGAACTGGGCGCGGGACCTCTCCCGCTGGTCGCGGGCGGTCGTCTACGCCCCGGCCTCCGACGCTTCGAAGATCCTCGTGAATATCCGGGCGTACCTCCTCGCCAACGAGCTCGCGAGGTGCGCGGACCTGATCGACGGCCAGCATTTCTTCAACGCCGACAACCCGGGCTTCCTCAGCCAGAATAACCACGACATGACCGTGGAATTCTGGGTGAATTTCGACACGCTCTACGCCGTGGCGGACCGGATCATCATGCGGCAGGGCGACATCGCGTCGAAGACCCTGGAGTGGGTGGTCTACCTCAATTCGGCCAACAAGATCACCTTCGGCATCTCGAGCTCGGGCGAGGAGATCTCCCGCTCGGTGTCGTGGGGCACGGCGGCGACGACAGGCGTCTGGTACCACGTGATCTGCCAGAACGACAACGACGACCCGGCGCCGGATCCCGACGTCGGCAACATGGCGATCTACGTCAACGCGGGGGCCGCCGTCACGCAGCTGACGGCGACCACGAGGACCGTCTCGGGCTCGGGGCTCTCCCGGAACGCCAAGGACATCACGACGCTCACGACCACCGTGGCCCACGGCTTCAAAAAGGGCGCGGCGCTCACCGTCACCGGGGCTTCGAGCTCGGACTTCGACGGCGACAATTTCGAGATCTTGGAGGTCCCGACCACGACGACGATCAAGTACGAGGACAACGGCTCGTCGGGCAGTTCAGGGAACGGCACCGTCGTGGCGACCGACAGGTACATGAACCGGGATGGGCCGTTCTCGATTGGGTCGAACATCTACGGCGACCCCGGCCTCGACGGCAAGATCATGTGCGTCCGCGTCTGGAGTCGCCTCCTGACGAGCGTGGACATCACGAATCTCTACAACTCGGGCACGCCCGTGCTCCACGAGGAGATGGCCGACGAGTTCCGTGAGGGGCTCCGCGGCAGCTTCGACCTGACCGAGCCGACCGGACTACGCGACAGCAGCTCGGGGTCGGGAAAGCTCACCTCGGCCGCGAACTCCGCGTCGATCTCGCCGTTTATCGGCTACGGCTACTCGACCAAGGCCGTCACGCTCACCAACGTCCACGGCCAGGCCCGGGTCGAGGTCTACGAGGCGGAGAGCGCGGACGGCGGCGCGACCTACAACCCGGTGGGCTCCGCCCTGCGCACGTCCCTGCTCGACGTGATGAGCACGAACATCCTGAGCTTCCCTCAGCTCAACTACTGGCAGCTCCAGCCGCCGCTGGTCATGGCGCCCGGCGTGCCCTACATGACGATCCTGGACTTCACGAAGGACACGGGGAACACCTACTTCGCGAGGTGTTCTTATGTGTCCTCCGCGGGCAAGCACCACTACGCCCGCGACAAGCGAACCTCGACCTCGCGGGAGGAGGCGCCGAACTGGGTAATCCAGAACGACACCGCGTTCGACCTCGAGCACTTCTACCTCGCGCAAGGCTCGGCAAACTGGGTAGCGTCGGCGGGCAGCGCCGAGCTCTACAGCTTCCAGTCGCTGGAGACGCTGACCATCAACCTCGGCAGCGGGCAGACGCACCTCGAATTCGACGAGGGGCTCGAGTTCAAGCTCTGCGTCTCGGGCATCGCCGACGACGGCTCGGGGACCTACACCGGGACGCCGAACGCCATCATCGAGCGGCCGACCCACCTCATCACGTTCACGCTCCTCGACCCGGACTTCGGCGTCGGCGACGACGTGTCCGCCGCCGATGTCGACCTGTCGGCGTTCGCCAACGCCGGGACCGTCCTCGAGACCCAGTACCCCGGCGGGCTCAAGATGCAGATCGTGCTCGAGAACCAGGTCTACGCCAAGGACTTCATCCGGGAGATCTGCAGGCAGGCCCGGCTGGTGTTCTTCAAGACCCGGCACGGCAAACTCTCGGTCAAGGCGCCGACGATGCACACGTCGTTCAACGCCCGGTTCTCGGAGGCCCGGCACCGCGAGGGCTTCGACCTGCTGAGCGTCGCCGACCGCGACTACGCCCAGGTGGTCAACGAGTTCCACCAGCTCTACTTCCGCGACCCCGTCAACCAGCCGCCGGAGACTGACTTCCACCAGCTCAACCCCAAGGAGAAGCTCTCGAACGAGCTCTACATCACGCCCGACGAGTCGGCGTCGGGCGACGGGTATTTCCAGTCGCTGTGCGCGGCGTCGCAGGCGCTCTACGGCAGACGGGAGCACACCCCGGTCTTCAACTTCTACGACAGCGCGACCTGGGCCCAGCCGGTCCAGAATTACTACTGCTCGCGGTACTCCACCCTCCAGAAGCGCGCGACGTTCCGCGTCCCCCGCCGGGACTTCTTCGCCTCGCTCGACCTGTTCTCGGCCGTCCAGATCCAGCACACCGGGCTCGCGCACGTCGACGGCACCTCGCTCAAGGCCAGGGCCCACCAGGCGGGGGCCCCCATCGTGGCTTACCACGAGGGCACGCCTGTATTAATGTGGATGGGAGGGACGCTCGAGGGCCAGGTCATGGAGATCGAGGAGTCCGGGGCCTGGATGACGCTCACCATAGAAACGATTTCGCCCTTCACCTGA